A section of the Humulus lupulus chromosome 2, drHumLupu1.1, whole genome shotgun sequence genome encodes:
- the LOC133817130 gene encoding uncharacterized protein LOC133817130, producing the protein MPPTYFPLRWESTGDQWWYASPIDWAAANGHYDLVKELLKIDSNHLIKLTSLRRIRRLETVWDDEEHYHDVAKCRSHVARKLFLHCESKKSKNSLIRAGYGGWLIYTAASAGDLGFVQELLERNPLLVFGEGEYGVTDILYAAARSKNSDVFRLLLDFASSPRFMAGKGGEFEEHIGDIPSVYKWEMINRAVHAAARGGNLKILKELLANCSDVLAYRDVQGSTIFHTAAGRGQVEILKYLIKSFNLGNSTDNQGNTALHVAAYRGQLAAVEALISASPSSIHQKNNAGETFLHKAVSGFQTLAFRRLDRQIELLRQLVSGKVFNIQDIINTKNNEDRTALHVAIIGNAHSDLVQLLMTAESIDVNVTDIDGMTPLDYLRQRPPSASSDILIRQLISAGGIFGCQNYNARKVIVSRLKMQSNGNSSPGSSFRISDTEIFLYTGIETASDGSGGHVSPVISAAVSVDLSPYDSANENRSSFTSSAKTSSVNNATVQLLKQVLHWPKIKDRRRPQKVKKPVDDEQGSMESNSNKIANNSDNAAPPTPLRKRFSKPSSPTTSNKRALSVRSNQSSPSAKKKLASGIRHGVMQAVPQITGPHRSRSSSFSKSSISSPTSLDKQKGIFSENDMAAGPSSSTQVPDNVNPNLMKQANVHSKRLKSPYFCFGTAGVSVKSPGSRHSFKRPVPSVA; encoded by the exons ATGCCTCCAACATATTTTCCTCTTAGGTGGGAAAGCACAGGAGACCAATGGTGGTATGCATCACCAATAGACTGGGCAGCTGCTAATGGACACTATGACTTAGTCAAAGAGCTTCTCAAGATTGACAGCAACCACTTGATCAAACTCACCTCCCTACGCCGAATTAGGCGTCTGGAGACTGTTTGGGATGATGAAGAACACTACCATGATGTGGCCAAATGCCGTTCTCATGTAGCTAGAAAGCTTTTCCTTCACTGTGAATCAAAGAAAAGCAAGAACTCACTCATCAGGGCTGGCTATGGTGGGTGGCTTATCTACACTGCTGCTTCAGCtggagacttgggttttgttcaAGAGCTACTTGAGAGAAACCCTCTTCTTGTTTTTGGTGAAGGAGAGTATGGTGTTACTGATATACTCTATGCTGCAGCAAGGAGCAAGAATTCTGATGTTTTCAGGCTGCTGCTTGACTTTGCTTCTTCACCAAGGTTCATGGCTGGAAAAGGTGGAGAGTTTGAGGAACACATTGGAGATATTCCTTCTGTTTACAAGTGGGAAATGATCAACAGGGCTGTTCATGCTGCTGCTAGAGGTGGAAACTTGAAGATTTTGAAGGAGCTTCTTGCTAATTGCTCTGATGTTTTGGCTTATAGGGATGTCCAGGGCTCAACTATTTTCCATACAGCAGCAGGGAGAGGACAAGTTGAG ATTCTGAAGTACCTTATAAAGTCTTTCAACTTGGGCAACTCAACAGACAACCAGGGCAACACAGCTCTTCATGTGGCTGCATACAGAGGCCAACTAGCTGCAGTTGAGGCTCTTATATCAGCTTCTCCCTCATCCATTCACCAGAAGAACAACGCGGGTGAAACTTTTCTTCACAAGGCGGTGTCTGGCTTCCAAACTCTGGCATTTAGAAGATTAGACAGACAAATTGAGCTGCTGAGACAATTGGTGAGTGGTAAAGTTTTCAACATTCAGGACATTATAAACACCAAGAACAACGAAGACCGAACTGCGCTTCATGTGGCCATCATAGGCAATGCTCATTCAGACCTTGTGCAGCTGCTGATGACTGCTGAATCAATAGATGTCAATGTGACTGACATTGATGGTATGACGCCACTTGATTACCTCAGGCAAAGGCCTCCTTCTGCATCATCTGATATACTCATCAGACAGTTAATTTCAGCTGGTGGCATATTTGGTTGTCAAAATTACAATGCAAGAAAAGTCATTGTCTCACGTTTGAAGATGCAAAGTAATGGAAACAGCAGTCCTGGATCATCGTTTCGCATCTCAGATACAGAAATATTTTTATACACAGGAATTGAGACTGCCTCAGATGGCAGTGGTGGTCATGTTAGTCCAGTAATTAGTGCAGCAGTCTCAGTTGATCTAAGTCCATATGACTCGGCCAATGAGAACCGTAGCTCATTCACTAGTAGTGCCAAGACTAGTTCGGTAAACAATGCAACAGTGCAACTATTGAAACAAGTCCTCCATTGGCCCAAGATCAAAGACAGAAGAAGGCCTCAAAAGGTGAAGAAACCAGTTGATGATGAACAAGGGTCAATGGAGTCAAACTCAAACAAGATAGCCAACAATTCAGATAATGCAGCGCCACCAACCCCACTTAGGAAGAGATTTTCCAAGCCATCATCACCAACAACGAGTAACAAAAGGGCACTTTCTGTGAGGAGTAACCAATCAAGTCCATCAGCAAAGAAGAAACTTGCTTCTGGGATAAGGCATGGTGTTATGCAAGCTGTGCCACAGATAACAGGTCCACACCGATCTCGGTCCAGTTCATtctcaaaatcatccatctcttctCCAACCTCATTGGACAAACAAAAGGGTATCTTTTCTGAGAATGACATGGCTGCTGGACCCTCTTCCTCAACTCAAGTGCCTGACAATGTCAATCCCAATTTGATGAAACAAGCAAATGTTCATAGCAAAAGGTTGAAGAGCCCGTACTTTTGTTTTGGGACAGCTGGTGTGTCTGTCAAAAGCCCAGGTAGTAGGCATAGTTTCAAGCGCCCTGTTCCTTCAGTGGCATGA
- the LOC133817131 gene encoding prohibitin-3, mitochondrial, which translates to MGSSQAAVSFLTNIARAAFGLGVGATVLNSSLYTVDGGQRAVLFDRFRGVIDETIGEGTHFLVPWLQKPFIFDIRTRPHTFSSVSGTKDLQMVNLTLRVLSRPEVTRLPDIFKTLGLEYDEKVLPSIGNEVLKAVVAQFNADQLLTERPHVSAMVRDSLIRRAKDFNIVLDDVAITHLSYGAEFSRAVEQKQVAQQEAERSKFIVAKAEQERRAAIIRAQGESESAKLISDATAAAGMGLIELRRIEASREVAATLAKSPNVAYLPGGKNLLLALNPSR; encoded by the coding sequence ATGGGGAGCAGCCAAGCCGCCGTCTCCTTCCTCACCAACATCGCACGCGCGGCATTTGGGCTCGGAGTCGGCGCCACAGTTCTTAACTCATCCCTCTATACAGTCGACGGTGGTCAGCGCGCCGTGCTCTTCGATCGATTTCGTGGAGTGATCGACGAGACCATCGGCGAAGGAACCCATTTCCTCGTCCCATGGCTCCAGAAGCCCTTCATCTTTGATATTCGTACCAGGCCTCACACCTTCTCCTCCGTTTCGGGCACCAAGGATCTTCAGATGGTCAATCTTACCCTTAGGGTTTTATCTCGCCCGGAGGTCACTCGTCTTCCCGATATCTTTAAAACTCTTGGTCTCGAGTACGACGAGAAGGTCCTTCCTTCTATTGGTAACGAGGTTTTGAAGGCCGTTGTAGCTCAATTCAACGCTGATCAGCTTCTGACTGAGCGACCTCACGTATCCGCCATGGTCCGAGACAGCCTAATCCGCAGAGCTAAAGATTTCAACATTGTTCTCGATGATGTGGCCATTACTCATTTGTCGTACGGAGCGGAGTTCTCCCGGGCCGTGGAGCAGAAGCAAGTGGCCCAGCAGGAGGCGGAGCGTTCCAAATTCATTGTGGCTAAGGCCGAGCAGGAGAGGAGAGCGGCGATTATCAGGGCCCAGGGAGAGAGCGAGTCTGCTAAGCTGATATCGGATGCCACAGCCGCGGCTGGTATGGGTCTCATTGAGCTCAGGAGGATTGAGGCCTCAAGGGAAGTGGCTGCAACGCTCGCCAAGTCGCCGAACGTCGCGTACTTGCCCGGAGGAAAGAACTTGCTTTTGGCTCTTAACCCTTCGCGTTAA